Sequence from the Bacillus thuringiensis genome:
TTGTAGGGATAAAGGAACAAATAATAGCGAAAATCAAACTTATTACATACAATTTCTTTTTATTTGAATCCATTATTCTATGAGTTATCACATGAACAGTAATTACAGATATTAAACCTAAAAAGAAAAATATTACTCCCATTCGCCACCTCCACAATTAGTGTTCAAGCATCTTCAAATTATTGCATGCCCTACTTATAAATATGAAACAGAACGTGATTTAATTTTCTCTTTTTCAGTTCAAAACATCATAGATTCGATAACTAAATTTTAAAATTCCCTAATGTAGCGTTCTAAAAAAAATGGAACAAACCAAAGCGGTCTGCTCCATCTTTTTATTTATCGATCAATTGCACCATAAGTAATGCTTTCCCAACAACATTACCTTCATGATGTACTTCTACATCAACCTTACCAAATTTACGTCCAATTTCTAATACTTTCGGATGAACGGATACAACATTGTCAATTTGAACTGGTTTTACGAAATAAATTGTTAAGTTCTCAACAATTAAATCGCTCTTCTTTTGCGCACGAATAACGCGATTTGTTGCTTCCGTCACAATTGTTGCGAATACACCGTAAGATAACGTTCCGATTGAATTCGTCATTTGCGGCGTCACTGAAAATTGATATAGATGCTCATTTTTCGCTTCTTTCGGCGTCATAAATTGATTCGTTACAATATCATCGATTGTTTCGCCGACTTGCGGTTGACGCTGAATCATTTGCAACGCCTGAAGTACATCTTGACGGCTAATAATACCTTGCAACTTATTTCCTTCATCAACAACAGGAAGTAACTCAATACCTTCCCACACCATCATACGTGCCGCAGCTGCGACAGACATTTTTCCATTTACCGTAATTGGATGCTTTGTCATTACTTTATCAATTGGTGTTTCTTTTGCAACACCAATCATATCCTTAGAAGTCACAATACCTAATACCTTTTTATTTTCATCAACAATTGGATACCTTCCGTGCATCGTCTCTTCGTTATATGCATGCCATTGCTGCACTGTATCATTTGGTTTTAAATATAACGTTTCTTCAATAGGTGTTAAAATATCTTCAACGAGTACAATTTCTTTCTTAATCAGCTGATCGTAAATCGCACGGTTAATTAACGTTGCCACTGTAAATGTATCGTAACTACTTGAAATAATCGGCAGTTTTAATTCATCTGCTAATTTCTTCACATGATCTTCCGTATCAAATCCGCCCGTAATTAACACCGCAGCTCCAGTTTCTAACGCTAATTGATGTGCGTTCGTACGATTACCGACAATAAGTAAGTTTCCAGCTTCTGTATAGCGCATCATCGCTTCTAATTTCATTGCCCCGATTACGAATTTATTTAACGTTTTATGTAGTCCTTCTCTGCCTCCAAGTACTTGACCATCGACAATGTTAACGACTTCTGCATATGTCAGCTTTTCAATATTTTCTTTCTTCTTTTGTTCAATTCGAATTGTTCCGACACGTTCAATCGTACTAACATACCCTTTATTTTCTGCATCTTTAATTGCACGATAAGCTGTACCTTCACTTACACTCAAATCTTTTGCAATTTGCCTTACAGAAATTTTATGCCCTACTGGCAGGCTATTAATATGTTCTAAAATTTGGTTATGCTTGGTAGCCAAATGGTTTCACCATACTTTCTTTTCCCTAAATTCTTCATGTGTTGTATTTTCAGTATACTATATTTTCAAAACTGTTACACTCTCTCTTTATATATCTGTACTATTTTTTTTATAACAAAATACGCCTTACATTACACCACTTCTTCCATTACAACAATGTAATGGTATTGTCATCTCGTTCGATAGTTTGTCCAGCCACTTCCATATACAATGAAGGCAAGAAATGAAACAAAGGAGCGGATACATGATGAAAAAATTATTAGAAGTTGTAGGTGCTATATTTTTAGCTTTCGTAGACGGAAAAAAAGTTGCAATGGAATTGAATGAAACACCTGAACAGCCACTTCCAAAAAGAAAAGAATCATCAAAACAATTACAACCTTTAAAAGCTGTCCTACACACATAAAAAACCCTTCACTTGTCTTTTCAAATGAAGGGTTTCTTTTTTATAGTGTAATACTTTCTCCAGCTTCTAATACTTTCCCTGTACAATTTTGTAGCTTTTCTACAAATTGATATGGATCTTGTTCAATTACTGGGAACGTATTGTAATGCATCGGTACAACAGTTTTCGCCTGAACCCATTTTGCTGCTAAAACAGCATCTTCTGGTCCCATTGTGAAATTATCACCAATTGGTAAAAATGCTACATCAATGTTATGTAGTTCCCCAATTAATTTCATATCAGAGAATAGAGCAGTATCACCTGCATGATACACAGTTTTCTCTTCTGCTGTAAACAAAATACCCGCTGGCATACCTGTATATGTAATCGTCTTATTTTCTTCATCAATATAACTAGAGCCGTGGAATGCTTGTGTAAACTTCACTTTTCCGAAGTCAAATTCATGCGAACCACCGATATGCATCGGATGTGTTTTTACACCTTGCCAACTTAAAAATGTCGCTAGTTCAAATGGCGCCACTACAACTGCATTATTTTTCTTCGCAAGCTCTACTGTATCTCCAACATGATCACCATGACCGTGCGATAAAAGAATCGCATCTACTTTTACATCATCAGCCTTTAAATCTGTTTTCGGATTTCCCGTTAAAAATGGATCAATTAAAATCACTTTTCCATTCGTTTCAATCTTTACAACTGAATGTCCATGATAAGATACTTTCATTATTACATTCCTCCCCTATTCACATTCTCACTTTTTATTCTACATGATTTTTCAATTCCCTGTGTTTTCTAATATCTATTTACTTGTCATAACGCTTTCTTCCGAGTTAAAGTTATATTTGTAATTAAATATCTCGGGGGTGCCAATCGATGAATGCTAGATTAGAAAATTTAATGCAATGGCTAAAAGAAAAAAACGTAGAAGCTGCGTTCTTAACTTCTACACCAAACGTCTTCTACATGACAAACTTCCACTGTGAACCACACGAAAGACTTCTTGGTATGTTTGTATTCCAAGAAAAAGAACCTATTTTAATTTGCCCTAAAATGGAAGAAGGCCAAGCACGTAATGCTGGCTGGGCACATGAAATTATCGGATTTACTGATACTGACAGACCATGGGATATGATTGCAAAAGCAATTAAAGACCGCGGCATCAATGCAAACGCAGTTGCAATTGAAAAAGAACATTTAAACGTAGAGCGCTACGAAGAATTAACAAAATTATTCCCAAATGCAGCTTTCAAATCAGCTGAGGAAAAAGTTCGTGAACTTCGTTTAATTAAAGATGAAAAAGAACTTTCTATTTTACGCGAAGCAGCTAAAATGGCAGACTATGCTGTTGAAGTTGGTGTAAATGCAATTAAAGAAGATCGTAGCGAACTAGAAGTATTAGCAATTATTGAACACGAATTAAAAACAAAAGGCATACATAAAATGTCATTTGATACGATGGTACTAGCAGGTGCAAATTCTGCTCTTCCACACGGTATTCCAGGTGCAAACAAAATGAAACGCGGTGATTTCGTACTATTTGATTTAGGCGTAATCATTGACGGTTACTGCTCTGACATTACACGTACAGTAGCATTCGGCGACCTTTCTGAAGAACAAACTCGCATTTACAACACTGTACTTGCTGGACAATTACAAGCAGTTGAAGCATGTAAACCAGGTGTTACACTTGGCGCAATCGACAACGCTGCTCGTTCTGTTATCGCAGATGCAGGTTATGGAGATTTCTTCCCACATCGCCTTGGTCACGGACTTGGAATTAGCGTACACGAATATCCAGATGTAAAAGCTGGCAACGAGTCTCCATTAAAAGAAGGTATGGTCTTCACAATCGAGCCAGGTATTTACGTACCAAACGTAGGTGGCGTTCGTATTGAAGATGATATTTATATCACAAAAGACGGATCAGAAATTTTAACGAAGTTCCCGAAAGAATTACAATTTGTGAAATAAGAAAAAGGCAGCGTGAATGCTGCCTTTTTTATTTCTCTACTATTTCAAATTTCTCCACAATCATTTTTGCTGGATAACTTTCAAGTATGTGAGAAGACCATACTTTTACTTTATCCCCTGTTTTTAATTGATTATATGTGTCTTTATCCTTAAAGCTCAAAACCGTATGTGATGGATGTTCTTTATTCATTTGTTGTTCTATATAATTTTGCAACTCTACTTTTGTTTCAAATGTTTTATCATCGGCAAAAAACACCGTGTCATTTCTTAATATGATATACCCTTCTTTAGGCACTTCTTTTACAGTTACTTGCTCTACTTGTTTTGTAGTACACGCTGATAATATGATTAGAACTACACCTAAAAACATGAACATAGAAAATTTCATATGCCTATCCATCCGCAACTCCTTACCCTACACTATTTCCGCTTTAACACCATCTTCTCCTCATACTTATCATCCCATTTCATCACAATCTCTATCGGTTCATCTTTAGATAGAGGCGCGCAACTTACACAAGAAGACTTCATTTCAATCTTTGCTCCTTTATGATTTTCTGACGTTTGTGTCATTGTACTAAAGGCTCCATTAATAGCAATCTCTAAATTCTTAAATTCTGTATTCCCATCTCCACCCTTATACTGAAATGTAAACACTCCATCTTCACTGTCATCCTTAATATGGCCTTTATATTGTCCCGTCCAACTTTTGCTCTCGCTAGAAAAAGTAACATACGAAATGGAACAACTTCCTAAAAAGAAAATACTAATGAAAAACAATAATGCTCTCTTCATCATGCCCCTCCATTCAAATGCACTTATTTATCCCGCATTTACGGACAGTAAGATCCCCACATCAAAATTCATTGCCTATTCCTTCCTTTTATCATACTGTTAAAATACAGAATTTTCTAAAATAGGAGGATTTATATGTTACAACAACAATTAGAAGAAATTCGTAATAATAATTACATACTGGATAACACACTTAACATTGATTCTTTAAGTTCCAATATGCTTGAACATATTGGCGATACTGATAGCTATTTAAGGGACAAACTCATCTACTCTACTTTTTATCATCTCATCAAAAATCGCTACCTTTCACACACACAATTACAGAAACTATTATTAGAAAGCATCGGTGAAAAATATTTATTGTATAAGATTCATTCAGATGATGAAGATGCTGTATTTACTCGTGCATTTACGACCTTATTAATTGCGCTCATTATAGATGCAGATACAACTCATAATTTCTTATCACAGAATGACATTTTAACTGTAAAAGATCAATTAATTCTATATATGAACAATGAACATGATTTCCGCGGATATGTGCAAGACCACGGCTGGGCACATAGTATAGCACATGCTTCCGATACATTTGAGGCGCTTGTTCATAGTCCTAAACTAGAAACTTTACATTACGAAGAGATATTAAAAACTTTGTTAAACAAAGTTTTTGTCCATTCTATTTACTATAAATACGAAGAAGACGAGCGTCTCGTTTATCCGATTGTCGCAATGCTGCAAAATGGCCTGAAAGAAGAAATACTCATATTAGCCCTTCGTGACTTAGTAGCTCAATTACCGGTCCAAAAACAAGCACTACCTATTGAATCGTACGAGTTTTTATATGGAAATACAAAATCTTTCTTACGTAGCTTATTTTTCAGACTACGCACACTTTCTATATGTGAAGAAACCGAATTCGAAATTGAAAAATTGCTACAAGAGCTTCCAAAATATTATTAAAAAAGAAGGCCACTCAAAAAGTGCCTTCTTCTATTTCACTAATATTTAATTGAAATTTCACGATCCAAACTGAGAAAAGGTGGACAAGAAGCGCAAACGCCATACATGCTCCACTTAAAAAAGTTAGTATAGGATGCGAATACACGTGCCCCAACCCATAGGATATCGCCACGAAAAACATTGTTATGTAAATATAAATTGCTCCATGTATTTGCCTCATATAAACCTCCTTTTCCCATATTATAACATAAATTTTCTGATTATTCACATTAATTACTTGTAATCAATATTTCTCAACTGTTACACCTCTAACAGCCGCTTTAATATATGGTGCTCCTTGTAAACTTTGTAAATCCTCTGTTTTGCCTGTTACGACTACACCGTATATTGGTAGGTCTTTTGGTTTCGTGTTTTTTATTTCTTTATAATATTGTTCAAAATAATCACTTGGTATACCTTCACTATTTTTTGCTAAATACTTCATTTGGTATAGAAACTCTTTTGAGTTTATTGTTACATCATTCTTCATATCTTCTTTTACTTTTGCATAACTCCCTTCAAACCCAAAAACATTTTTAGCCATTTCTGCATTTAATATTGCGCCATTTTTAGGATCTTTTAGCCCTACATAAGAATCACTTTTCTTTTCATTATATGTATCTACCCAAAACCAAACTGGCTGTACACTTTTGGGAAGCATCTCAGTAATTTGTTCAACTGTATACGATTTATCAAAAGATAAGGCTACTTCTGCAACTTTATTTTGCAAATCCCCAATATTTCTCAGGTCATCCACATAATCTTTATAAGTAACGAAAGGTAAATAAAACCTCATTTCTCTTTGCATTGTTTGTACATTATAGTCTGGTATCGCAACAGCCTCCTCACCCCTTTTTTCCTCATCTAAACTAACAAGCTCACCATTGTAGTGCTTCATACTATAATCCCATATGCCAGATTCATATATATCATTTATCCATTTTACTGGTTGGCCAGCTATATTTTTATACGAGTTATATATTACCGTACTCCCTGTAACACCGAGACTTAAATACATACTTCCACTGAAACGAATATTAGGGCCTTGAACCCTATGTAGTGCATTCATTTCTCTTTCCATTTTTCTAAACGTTTGCTGAGAAAAATACGCTGCTCCCAAAAACAAACTTACTATAACAATAATGGACGCACAAATAGAAATAAGCCAATTTCTCCAAAGTTGCTTCCGCTTCGCTCTCTTCATCAAAACTTTCATCTGCTTATCATCCATATTCAAATCAAAGTCCTTCCGACTCATCATTTCTCCTCCTATATAATTTTTTAAATTGATTTCTTGCACGGTACAAACTTGTTTTCACTGTTTCTTCTTTCATACTTAATAAAATGGCAATTTCCTTATAAGATAGTTCATATTCATATTTAAACAGTAAAATATGACGATAATCCTCCGTCATCGTCTCCAATATTTCTTGTACCTCACATTGTAGTTCACTTGTTAAAAGCACTTCATCCAGTGACTTTTGACCAATAAGAACGACAGACTCAATCGCAATGGGATTTAGTCTTTTTTCTTTTCGATGTAAATCTCGGTGCTGATTGATCGCAACCCTAAAGAGCCACGGTGTTAAATGCTCTAACGGTATTTCCTCCATAAGCAATAAAGCTTTATATAACGTATCTTGCACAATATCTTCCGCTTCTTTTCTATCTGCCCCAATCTTAATTAAATATCTAAACACAGCTTTTGACTTCTCTATTAATAATGTTTCAAACGTATCATGGCTCATTCTGCTCTCCTTTCTATATACTCAACGTTTGAGAGCATAAAATGTATACAGCTTTTCTATAATTTTTTTCAAAATAAAAAGCACATCCATTTTGATGCGCTTCTCTCCAACATACTATTCTATTATTTCATCGCTTCCTTCACAACATCTTGAATCATAACAACTTCTGTTTTCATATCAATAGACGGTGCTTCTTCATCGATACATTCATACCAAAATGCTAAGTGCTTTTTATCAATTTCATGATGCGAATTTTCGACAAAAATACCACCTTCCCCTTGCACAGAATACCAATATAAGTACTCTTCTCCATCTCTTATTTCCCGGAAAATTGTCTCAACGTACATCTTTTCGTCGTTTAATGTCAAAAGCACTTCTTTCAAATTGTCATTAAGAAGCTGCATCCATTCATCTACCCGATGACTCTTACCAGGCTTAACTTTAAATCTCGTTAATTCTACATTCATTTTTATTTCCCCGTTTTCTTACGTACAAACAATCTATATTCTATTGGATTATTAAAACTTAATTTACTAGCTAATTTTCGCGAAGGAATATTGTCTACATAACAATCCCAGCTCGGTATAATGTCATTTTGCATGCAATGTTCAATGAACCGTGTTGCAACAGCTTGAGCTAATCCTTTCCCTTGATACGCTTCATGTGTTGCAATATCTATTTCAGCAAAACCATTCCCGCTAAATATTGAGACACATTCAGCTATAATTATCCCATCTTGTTCTATACAAAATCCAAAACCACTGTTCAAAAACGTTTCTTTTGATCCCCAATACTCTTTGTAGTACTCCTCTTTAAATTCACTGCTGCGCTCTATATCTCTTCTATCAATACGCTTCACTTCATATGTATTTTTGTTAAAATCTCGTTGGCTCTCTTCAAAGGTTACGCTTTGAAATTTCATTCGCGGGATGTTCCGAAGTACATTACTAAAACGCTCTTCTATCATCATTTCCCACTCTTCACTCGAAGTGAACAGTGTAAATCTCTTCTCTGTTTTTTCAATAGCCGTTTTTAAATATGAAAATAACTCTTCGTTATAATTTTGATCATCCGTATCACCAAATAAATAATAGATACCATTAGCTGTAATAATTAATCCTGCTGTTAATTGCCCGTTTATAAAAACCTCACCATCTATCATTTGATCACATACCGCATAAGCAAACGTCGTCGTTCTTGTATTACCTTCTAAAACCGGAAGAACTTTTCTATAATCGGCTACAGATAATTTTTTCATAATTGCTCCACTTTAATCGTATCAGCCTCTATATTTTCAAAACAAAGATTTACCGTTCTCTTTAATGCTCTCGTTCTATGAATCGTGCATGCTGGAATTAAGATAGAATCATTTGGCTTTAAAACCGCCATTTCTCCATCTTCAAAATCGATCAGTAGTTCTCCCTCTAGCACAATAAATAATTCATCCGAATTAGAATGATAGTGCCAATCATATTCACCAGTAAATACAGCGATTCGTAAGCAATGACTATTTACATTTGAAACGACAAAATTTTTATGTTGATCTTGAATGTCCTTCGTTAATTCTATTAAATTCACAGTTTTCATCTTTCGTCCCACCCTTTCATTAGTCGTTCTTCTGAAAAACTAATTTAGTCTCCACCACCTCCGCAATCTCCTCCACTATCACTTGAGCTGCTACAATCATT
This genomic interval carries:
- a CDS encoding cupin domain-containing protein, whose protein sequence is MKTVNLIELTKDIQDQHKNFVVSNVNSHCLRIAVFTGEYDWHYHSNSDELFIVLEGELLIDFEDGEMAVLKPNDSILIPACTIHRTRALKRTVNLCFENIEADTIKVEQL
- a CDS encoding GNAT family N-acetyltransferase, giving the protein MKKLSVADYRKVLPVLEGNTRTTTFAYAVCDQMIDGEVFINGQLTAGLIITANGIYYLFGDTDDQNYNEELFSYLKTAIEKTEKRFTLFTSSEEWEMMIEERFSNVLRNIPRMKFQSVTFEESQRDFNKNTYEVKRIDRRDIERSSEFKEEYYKEYWGSKETFLNSGFGFCIEQDGIIIAECVSIFSGNGFAEIDIATHEAYQGKGLAQAVATRFIEHCMQNDIIPSWDCYVDNIPSRKLASKLSFNNPIEYRLFVRKKTGK
- a CDS encoding DUF3221 domain-containing protein → MDRHMKFSMFMFLGVVLIILSACTTKQVEQVTVKEVPKEGYIILRNDTVFFADDKTFETKVELQNYIEQQMNKEHPSHTVLSFKDKDTYNQLKTGDKVKVWSSHILESYPAKMIVEKFEIVEK
- a CDS encoding metal-dependent hydrolase; its protein translation is MKVSYHGHSVVKIETNGKVILIDPFLTGNPKTDLKADDVKVDAILLSHGHGDHVGDTVELAKKNNAVVVAPFELATFLSWQGVKTHPMHIGGSHEFDFGKVKFTQAFHGSSYIDEENKTITYTGMPAGILFTAEEKTVYHAGDTALFSDMKLIGELHNIDVAFLPIGDNFTMGPEDAVLAAKWVQAKTVVPMHYNTFPVIEQDPYQFVEKLQNCTGKVLEAGESITL
- the pepQ gene encoding Xaa-Pro dipeptidase, with translation MNARLENLMQWLKEKNVEAAFLTSTPNVFYMTNFHCEPHERLLGMFVFQEKEPILICPKMEEGQARNAGWAHEIIGFTDTDRPWDMIAKAIKDRGINANAVAIEKEHLNVERYEELTKLFPNAAFKSAEEKVRELRLIKDEKELSILREAAKMADYAVEVGVNAIKEDRSELEVLAIIEHELKTKGIHKMSFDTMVLAGANSALPHGIPGANKMKRGDFVLFDLGVIIDGYCSDITRTVAFGDLSEEQTRIYNTVLAGQLQAVEACKPGVTLGAIDNAARSVIADAGYGDFFPHRLGHGLGISVHEYPDVKAGNESPLKEGMVFTIEPGIYVPNVGGVRIEDDIYITKDGSEILTKFPKELQFVK
- a CDS encoding DUF2785 domain-containing protein translates to MLQQQLEEIRNNNYILDNTLNIDSLSSNMLEHIGDTDSYLRDKLIYSTFYHLIKNRYLSHTQLQKLLLESIGEKYLLYKIHSDDEDAVFTRAFTTLLIALIIDADTTHNFLSQNDILTVKDQLILYMNNEHDFRGYVQDHGWAHSIAHASDTFEALVHSPKLETLHYEEILKTLLNKVFVHSIYYKYEEDERLVYPIVAMLQNGLKEEILILALRDLVAQLPVQKQALPIESYEFLYGNTKSFLRSLFFRLRTLSICEETEFEIEKLLQELPKYY
- a CDS encoding RNA polymerase sigma factor — translated: MSHDTFETLLIEKSKAVFRYLIKIGADRKEAEDIVQDTLYKALLLMEEIPLEHLTPWLFRVAINQHRDLHRKEKRLNPIAIESVVLIGQKSLDEVLLTSELQCEVQEILETMTEDYRHILLFKYEYELSYKEIAILLSMKEETVKTSLYRARNQFKKLYRRRNDESEGL
- a CDS encoding CBS domain-containing protein; protein product: MATKHNQILEHINSLPVGHKISVRQIAKDLSVSEGTAYRAIKDAENKGYVSTIERVGTIRIEQKKKENIEKLTYAEVVNIVDGQVLGGREGLHKTLNKFVIGAMKLEAMMRYTEAGNLLIVGNRTNAHQLALETGAAVLITGGFDTEDHVKKLADELKLPIISSSYDTFTVATLINRAIYDQLIKKEIVLVEDILTPIEETLYLKPNDTVQQWHAYNEETMHGRYPIVDENKKVLGIVTSKDMIGVAKETPIDKVMTKHPITVNGKMSVAAAARMMVWEGIELLPVVDEGNKLQGIISRQDVLQALQMIQRQPQVGETIDDIVTNQFMTPKEAKNEHLYQFSVTPQMTNSIGTLSYGVFATIVTEATNRVIRAQKKSDLIVENLTIYFVKPVQIDNVVSVHPKVLEIGRKFGKVDVEVHHEGNVVGKALLMVQLIDK
- a CDS encoding DUF6176 family protein — protein: MNVELTRFKVKPGKSHRVDEWMQLLNDNLKEVLLTLNDEKMYVETIFREIRDGEEYLYWYSVQGEGGIFVENSHHEIDKKHLAFWYECIDEEAPSIDMKTEVVMIQDVVKEAMK
- a CDS encoding anti sigma factor C-terminal domain-containing protein, which produces MSRKDFDLNMDDKQMKVLMKRAKRKQLWRNWLISICASIIVIVSLFLGAAYFSQQTFRKMEREMNALHRVQGPNIRFSGSMYLSLGVTGSTVIYNSYKNIAGQPVKWINDIYESGIWDYSMKHYNGELVSLDEEKRGEEAVAIPDYNVQTMQREMRFYLPFVTYKDYVDDLRNIGDLQNKVAEVALSFDKSYTVEQITEMLPKSVQPVWFWVDTYNEKKSDSYVGLKDPKNGAILNAEMAKNVFGFEGSYAKVKEDMKNDVTINSKEFLYQMKYLAKNSEGIPSDYFEQYYKEIKNTKPKDLPIYGVVVTGKTEDLQSLQGAPYIKAAVRGVTVEKY